From Cecembia calidifontis, one genomic window encodes:
- a CDS encoding acetyl-CoA carboxylase biotin carboxyl carrier protein subunit, whose amino-acid sequence MYSVSIKNSVFEVEKSKDQYLVNGKILDWSISKVRDRHYHVLQNGKSFNLEVVHVDQENKTIKLKLNNKPCEVTLKDKFDLLLEKLGMNMQHQNSAKDIKAPMPGLIFDIKVQEGDTVKKGDPVLILEAMKMENILKSPGDGTVKSIKIKKGDSVEKNQVLIQF is encoded by the coding sequence ATGTATTCAGTAAGCATTAAAAATTCAGTCTTTGAGGTAGAAAAGTCCAAGGATCAGTATTTGGTAAACGGAAAAATCCTGGATTGGAGCATCTCAAAAGTCAGGGATAGACACTATCACGTTCTTCAAAACGGGAAGTCGTTTAATCTTGAAGTGGTGCATGTAGACCAGGAAAATAAAACCATCAAGTTGAAGCTGAACAATAAACCCTGCGAAGTGACACTGAAAGATAAATTTGATCTTCTTTTGGAAAAGCTTGGCATGAACATGCAGCACCAAAATTCCGCTAAGGACATCAAAGCACCTATGCCGGGCCTGATCTTCGATATCAAGGTGCAGGAAGGTGATACCGTAAAAAAAGGAGATCCAGTCCTTATATTGGAAGCCATGAAAATGGAAAACATCCTGAAATCCCCGGGAGATGGAACAGTCAAATCCATCAAAATCAAAAAAGGGGACAGTGTAGAAAAAAATCAGGTACTCATCCAATTTTAA